The Verrucomicrobiota bacterium DNA segment CTCCCTTCCCACCAGAGTAAACGGACGGGGTAGAGGCCGGCTTGTTGGACCACCACCGAGAATTCCGACTCCGTGAGGAACGTCAATCCCGCCGCGCTTTGGACAGCGTTTCGGCCGCCGTCGAACATCGCCACAGGCAGGGCGAAGGCATCTTTGGGATTGGTACCCACGCCGATACTCAATAGAAAACCTTCGTCGCTGTTGACCCCAAGTTGATTTGTCCCCGCCGGCAAATCCAAATACGTCAGAATTTCCGCCACATAATTGTTGTCGCTAAAATTGATCCCCGGAATCCCCGGCGTACTATCGTCCGGCACAAAGTTACCATAATCCCTGACTGCACCCCACTCGCTCAAGTTGATGACGTTCGTAACCACATAGTTGAAACTCGAATCAGCCGGGTTGGGCGTGGCCTCGTTTGCGTAGGGCAACGCCGTCGTCGGATCAATGTAGCCGTCGGCTAGTTCCCGCTCGGCGTTGGCCAGGCTGTTTTGGTTTCCTGGGAACCGGTTAATGAGCAGGGGAAGTTGATGAATCTTGAGCTTGAAACCCGGCAGGTTGGTGTTCACCGAACCGGTTGGGGCGGCCAAACCGGGCGGAATGACGGTTTGCGCCGAAAGCGAAGCCAATCCGAAAATCACGAACAGGCCGAATGCCGCAAACTCAATTTTGGTTTTGGAATGCATAGTGTATTTTGTTTTAGGGTTGATGATTGTAAATTACTGCTTATCCCAAAGCGCCCGTGGATCTCCCTCTCTATACTGAAAGCCAATCTGACTGGCCTTCATGGTCTCCGCGTGGCTATCTACAAATGCCACGAAGGTCCTCTTGTTGTGCCGGTTCACCACACGATAGGGGGAACTGGTATAGTACGGTTCATTGTTGGGGGTTCGGAAATACAGGTTCCAAGGCGCCTTCGTGTCCGGAATCCACTTGTCTGGCTGCCCTTCATGCGGGTTAAGAATCAGATTGGCGTCGGCGGTGGCAACCGTCAGCGCCGGCTTGGCCACCGAGGTTTCCTTGATGAGGCGATCCGGATCGTTCGGCCGGCTGGCGAAAATATACTGGCTGATATTGCGTTCGTTCAGGCCGATGCCAAAGCCATTCGTCAGAGTCACACTGGGACAGCCGTGGACTTTGGTATTTGACCCCAACAGGGGCCGCAGCAGGTCCGGCCACCACGTATTGTCCAGATCGGGGACGATGGCGTTCGTTGGGGCGGGGATCGAGCCGAAGACCAGCGGGCAAAAAATGCCTCCGCTGTCATCGGTGTACATCTTGAATGCGATGCCAATTTGCCGCATGTTGCTCATACAGTTTATCGCTTTGGCCTTGTCTTTAGCTTTGGCCAGCGCCGGTAAAAGCAGTCCCGCTAGAATGGCAATAATCGCAATCACCACCAGCAGTTCAATCAGCGTAAAAGTCCCGCGGCCATGCCATCCTTGGAAACGCGCTCGACAACCAAACATTGTTCGCATAACTCAAAAAATCATAACCGTTCGAGTTCCTGCAAACCGACAAGGACGGGGCGCCAACCCAGATGAGCGCCCCGTCCTGTAACCCAACTCTTCCCTCCCTCGATCCACAACCCTGCGAATCGAGGCCGCGGCGCGAACTACCCAGACCCGCCACAAATCTGAACTTAAGTCGGCCGACTGATTCATTGTCAGATACCCAAGAGGGGGGCCGGAAAAATCTGCCGGCCTCCTCATTGAGTTTGTGCGTTCTCCGCTTATGGAGCCTGCAGCCGGTAATACTGCTGGTCGAGACCGGCTGAGTTGGTCACCTGGTAATTCAAGCCAACGGCGGTGAGCTTGTTGGTGTCGCTTATCCAAGTAGGGGTAGTGAGGTTCGTCGCGGACCGCAAGGTCAGCCCGGCCGGGATGTTGAGTCCGGGCCACGAAAGGACAACATCCGTCCCGTTAGTGGCCAAACTTAAACTCACTGTTGGCACCGGCGCAACCATCGGAATGTTATACTTGGCCGCCAAATAGCGTTGCACTGCGAAGGCGTCCGCCCCCGACAGGCCGGGGTTGTAGATCAGCAACTCGGCAATTTCGCCGCGCATCTTCCCCCCGAAATTTGACGTCGCACCGATTCTGAGCGGTGTACCCTCATCCACGGCCACGAGCGTGCCAAATGTACCCTTGCCTGAGTTCGCCAAACCATTCCAGTAATGGGTCAAAATGTTCGCGCCAGTTTGCCCGACCAGCGAGTTGGTATCCATGCTAAACCCCGCAACCATGTATTTCTGGCGGGGAACCGGGTTCACCGCACTGGTGACGGTGTCAGTAGCCGGCGCGGGTGCATTGCGGGAGGCCCGGAAGATGCCACTGCCGAAACCCGTGATGTAATACGCCATCGGTCTTGACAGTCCGGTCGCCTCATCTTTAGCCCACACCGTACGGGGTCCGCTAGCGGTCATACCAAAGTCGTCAAACTTGATCACGAAAAAGGACGAAACATTGTTGTTGTTGGTGCCGAGTATGTCCGGGTTGTGCGCCACGCTCATAAAATCGGCGTCCGAATTCAGTACGGCACCGTCGAACCGCACTGTCGGCAGTCCGTTCAAAGCGCCAGCCACATACAATGGGGCTTGCGGGTCGTTTGTCTGCTCCGCGTTATTGCCGTTGCCGGATTGGTCAGCCCAGTTCGTAACAGCCCCGCTGGCGTTGGTGACGACGCCCACTCCGGCATCAAGCCATAACTGCAAACCGTTGGTCACGGTTAGCGAGGGAATGGCGCCAGTAACCGTGAGGCTCACGGGGGCAGAAACGGTCGTCTTGTCCCGGTTGTCGGAAGCGACGGCCGTGAAGGTCGCCGTGCCGGGAGTTTGAACACTGACCGTTAGCTGATATGGAGCAATCGTGGCGGAACCCAACAATTGGCCATTAGCGTAAAATCCGACATCTTTGATTGTACCGTCAGGGTCAGCCGCCGTGGCCGTGAGGGTTACGCTGGTCGGCGCGCCAACCGTGGAGCCATCAGCGGGACTGCTGGCCAGGCTGACCGTGGGCGGAAGATTGGTGATGCCGTATTTGGTTTCCAGATAACTGGCCACGCTGAGACGATCTGCCTCGGACAAGGCGGCGCCATAAATCAACAGTTCAGCGATGTAGCCACGCATAAACCCCGCGCCGTTGCCAATTCTCAACGACACCCCGGAAGCGCTAACCACGTCATCGTTGACCTGGGTGAAGATCGTCTGGTCACTGCGGTAAAAAGAAACGTCCGAGCCTGCCTGCTGGAATCCTATCAGGAGGTATTGGCCGGTTTGAAACACAACCTGGCAGTCCTTTACGCTGGGTCGCCGCAGCCGGGGTTTATTATTACTTTCCAAACCGAAATCATTCACGGCAAGCGGGAAGCCCCATATCGAACGTCTTCCGCCGGGGGGATCAAAATTGACGACGGCGAACAAAGCCATGTCGCCGGTGATCGCGATACTGGCGTTGGAGAGAACACTCATTTGGTTGGTACCAAAAAAACGGAGCGCTGGCTTGCCGTTGATGGCGCTGTCAACGAACAGCGGCGCGGCGGCGTCTGCCGCCGTGGCGTTATTGACGTTGGTGGATTGGTCCACCCAGTTGGTCACGCCGCCGGTGGCGTTGGTGGTGGTCGCTGCGCCGGCATCGAGCCACAGTCGCAGGTCGTTGGTCACTGTCAGCGTTTGGGCGTTCAGCGAGACGGTCAAGGCCATCATGGCTACAGACGCCAAGGCCATTACTTTGAGGTGATGAGTCATGTGATGAGTTGTCATTTTACAATGTAGGTTTGAGTTGAGTCAGCATTATGGGCACGCTAATACTCTAAATTAATTTTGGACGAGATTGCAATGGACAGAATGACCAAGTTGTTGCACTTTTTGCTCAACGAGCAAGACAGCCGAACCGGGGGAAGATGAGCACGCGTCGAGTCCAAAGCGGAGTGAATTTAGGCGAAATGGGTCACATCGCCCGGGGTGACTTCTCCATTTACAAGGTGATCGGTTCTGGTAGATTTTGCGCAACCGTTACAAGCATGGGTTTGCGCCGCCAATGAAAGATCGCAGCACTTATTTCCGATACCTGCCGGTCAGTGCGGAGACCCGCGCTTGGGGCAGCTACATGCCCGATGCCGGCTATGCCCTGATTCCGGAGGGTGGCCAATATCCCCCGTGCCGACATCCGGCCGACCATCATTTTACATGGCAGCGGGGACGGGTATTGCGGTCGTACCAGTTCCTGTACATTACCCGAGGCGAGGGGTTCTTTGAATCCCAGCCCAGCGGTCCGTTGGAAATCAAGGAAGGCGATCTATTTATCCTCTTCCCGGAGGTATGGCATCGGTATCGTCCGCACCCGGACACGGGGTGGGACGAGCACTGGGTGGAGTTGGACGGGGACTACATGCGGCGACTGATGCAACGCCCGGAATTCACGCCCCAACAACCAGTGCTGCACGTGGGGCAACATGGGCAGTTGCTGCAGTTGTTCGATGACGCGGTGGAGATTATGCGCCATGAACCGCCCGATTATCAGTTCATTTTGGGGGCGCTGGGCGTGCAGATCATTGCCCAAACCCTTTCGGCCGTGAAACGGAGACGCTTCGAAGGCCGGCCCGTTCAGGAAGTCATTCGCGAAGCCAAGCAACTGCTGGCCCACAAAGGTGCCCGGCCTATGGATCTGGATCTTTGTGCCCGCCAACTGGGCATAAGTTATTCGTCCTTCCGCCGTCTCTTCAAGCTGGAAACGGGCTGCTCCCCCCGGCAGTTCGCCCTGTACGTCTGCTTGGAACGCGCGCGCGACCTGCTGCTCCACACAGACAAGCCCATTTACTTGATCGCGGAAGAACTGGGCTTTGAATCGGCCTCCTATTTCTCGCGCTTTTACAAGCTGAAGGCGGGCACCCACCCGCGAGGGGTTCGCCAAGCGCGAGGCTTAGCCAATGGTCCCGACCGGCAGAAACTTTCGCTTGCTGTTTCTCCAATACTCAAAGAGTTTTCACATGGTCCCGCGATGGGTTAACATCGTTCGTGCGCCTTCTCCTTGCGATAGCCGGAACGACGATATACTGCGAGCGGATCAACCGCCGCGCCGCATTGGCGACGAACCTCGGCGAGAATGGGCGACACATCGGTCTCGTACGCGACCTTGAGCGTGCGTTCAGCCAGCACCACATCATTCGCTTCCTGGTACGCGGCCAGCGCCGCGCGATCCACCAGCAGCGCCTTCGTAAATGCGCGATGAATCTCGACGGCCGAGAGTATGAGGTCTTCAATCGGGTCTTTGAGGTTGTGCGATTGATCGATCATGTAGGCGGGTTGAAAGCGTGGGCGGAATTTCTTCACTTGCGGATCGCGGGCGGCATCAACCAGTTCGTTGAAGATGAGAAACAGTTGGTAGGGTTTGATCGAGCCGGCGGACAGATCATCGTCGGCGAACTTGGAGTCGTTGAAATGAAAACCACCGAGCCGGTTCGCCGCGATCAACCGCGCTACGACCTGTTCGACATTGCAGTTCGGCAGATGATGGCCGAGATCCACGAGACACGCCGCCTTCGGTCCAAGCGCCTGCGCGATCATCAGCGACGCGCCCCAATCTTGAACCACGGTCGAGTAGAACGCGGGTTCAAACGGTTTGTGTTCCGTGAACAGCCGCCAGTTTTTTGGCAGCGCCGAGTAGATTTCACGGAGTGAATCAATGACCCGCTCCAGCGCGCGGCGCAGAGGTTGTTGGCCGGGAAAGCTGCCGCCATCAGCCAGCCACACAGTCAGGGCCTTTGATCCCAGCGCGTTCCCGATTTCAACGCATTCAAGATGATGTTCGATGGCTTGACGGCGCACGGCGCGGTCGGTGTGAGACAGTGAGCCAAACTTGTAGGAATGCTTTTGGCCAGGTTGATCCTGGAATGTATTGGAGTTAACCGCGTCGAAGCCGAGACCGAGCTCCTTCGCTTGACGCCTGCACGCCGCCGAATCGATCGGCTTGTCCCACGGAATGTGGAGCGAAACGCGCGGTGTGATGCCGGTGAGATCATTGACCACCGAGGCATCGAACATTCTTTCTTCAACGTTCCGCGGCTCGCCAGCGATGGGGAAGCGACCGAACCGCGTTCCGCCTTGAGAAAATCCCCACGAAGGCAAGGCCACCGTGAATCGAGCGGACTCGGTGGTTAAGCTTTTTATATCAATGCCGCGCCGGGCCAGCATTTCGCAGAGCGCACGAAAGTCTTGTTGATGCGATTTTGCCACCGTCTTGTTCGCAGTGGCAATCAGGTCAGGGGCTATTCTTTGCATGAGCAGGGAACGGAGCATGCCTGGTGCGTTACAAAATCACAAGCCCAAATCATACTTGTCGATGTTTTCCTTCGTGAATCGGATCGGGTCAGCCATGATGACGGTCTTCGCGTTCTGCTTGCTGATGACAATCTTGCCATGACCGGAAATTTCCATTCCATCACTCAACGCGTGTCCATCGGCCAACGCCTTGGCCAATCGCACTGTGAGCGCGCCCAACTCCCGCGGGTCCCACAGATAGAATGACTGCAATACGCCATCCTTGATATAAGGACGCATCTTGCCAGGCGTGGAGTTGCCGGTGATGGCGACCTTGCCGATTTTTCCCGCGCGCTTCACGGCTTCGGACGCGCCGGGGACGGAGTTGGAATCGAAGGCAATAATGCCTTTCAGGTTCGGATAGGCGTTCAACAGCGTTTCGATTTTTTGTCGCGCGAAATTCTCGTCCTCCTTCGTGACTTCCGTGGCGACAAGTTTAAGCTTTGGATATTTTTCTTTGGCGCGGGCCTCGGCGTAGCGTCGCCACGTGTTGAGATTGGCGGCGTCGAGACTGGCAATCGCGATGGCCCACTTGCCTTCTTCTGCCATTTGCTGAGCCAGGTCGTCCATCAGCCGCTCACCCAAAACTTTTTCATCAACCTGATTGACGAAGAGGTCTCGCCCGCTCTCCGGCGCGTCGCTGTCCCAGGTCAACACCTTGATGCCCTGCGCCTGCGCTTTCTCGACGAAGCGGCGAATGGTCTTCGGCTGGTTCGGTGCGATGCAGATGGCGTTCACGCCTTGGCGAATCCACGTGTCGATGAATTTGTTTTGCTCCGAGCCGCTCGGTTCGGTTGGGCCGTCGTAAATCAGCGTCACGCCCAATTCATCGGCTGCCTTGCTCGCGCCGCGTTTGCAGGCGTCGAAGTAATCGATGTTGATCAACTTCGGCAACAGGGCGATGACGACTTTGCCGTCGGACTTTTTGGGCGCGTTGCTAGAGGAAGATGGTTCCTCCGAAGCCCTTTTCTCGCCGCACCCCACCATGAGGACGGCCAAAGCGAGCGTGGAAGAAAGGAGAAACGTGCGAAGCTTCGATTGCATGGCGTCAGTGTTTAACCGTGTTCATCGCCGGTTTCAATCCTGTTTTACTCAGAAGGGCATACTGCCCCCGTAGCGTAGGTGTCCAAACCTGCTGTATCGCCGATTTCCAAATCGGCAGCGAGTTGAAACCCTCCGTATTTTCAGGAGGCTGTCACGGGCGCCATCATTATCGGCGTGATTGGACTGGACTGCGCGCTGCATCGCCGCCGCAAACTGCTGGAGGAACTCGCGTGAAGCAATGCATTTTGCCAATGCTGCTACTGGTGGAAATCGCTTTCTTCACCGCAATCGGCGGGACAACGTTCAATTCCTCCAGCGACTTGATTAACTACTTCAAGAGCTATTTCGCCGATCTGCTAACACAATCGACGCCGGTGTTATTGGTTGCGTTCGGAATGACGCTGGTGTTGATGACGTCGGGCCCGGTTTGGCCGACTCGCTGGTTGAGCGAAAAATGCAACAACTTGGTCATTCTGTCCGTTGCAATCCCGCCAACAAGTGATTTAGAATATTAGCGTGCCGAAACTGACTCAACGCAAACTCACATCGCAAAATGACAGCTCATTCCATTATCCACCCCAAACTAGCGGCCATGGCGTCTGAAACCAGCGTGGCTTTGGTTCGCAACTGACGAAATTTTAACCTATAAATCTGAACAGCCCAAACAAACAAAATGAAAACTTACTCACTTCGGATCGTCGGCAGCATCGGGATGGCGGTATGCACCTTTGCGATTTTTTTCCCGCTCCCCGACACGACCGCCCAGTTCACAGTCGTCAATGCAACGGAGTCGTTGGCGAACCTGACAGGCGGCGATCCCGCCCAGTGCGAACAGCTATTGACTGACCTAACGGGAAGTGATCCAGCTACCTTGTTGGAAGGTCTCACGGCTGCCGAGGCGGAAGAGTTGATGGAACTGGTGGCCAACTTGACCGGCCTGGGTCAAAGCACGCCGCTAGGCTCACACAGCGTCGGCGTGGCGAAACCGAAGTTTCGCAAAATGGCGGGCGACCTGGAAAAGCTCATGCCGGATCATCTCTGGTACGGGAATCTGGTGCCACTGATCTTCTACGCCACCGAGGAGCGGACTCCGGGCGAGGTCGTCTCGTGGTTTACCAGCCATTCTCAGCTTTCGAGTGGAATGTATCTGGCCGCCGAATCGTTTCGGTATGCGGTGGCGAAGCACAATAAAAACGGCGCAAAAAACCACGGACAGGGGGTCGTCTGGGACCATGAAGTGAAGCGGGCGAAGGCCAGGATTGACGAACTGCTGACGGGGACTCACCGGGCTATCAACATTGCGAAGAATTGGAAGGGCGCCACCGTCAACGGTGAGCCGGGCATGCTCTTCCGTTTCACTTGGGAAGAGAATAGTCCGATCCCCTTGGGAGGCGCTCAACATGGTATTTATCTCCTGCCTTGGGACGACGGCAAGAAATATTGGTGTCTGGACAACGTTAGCCGCGACATGTACGATGGGGTCATCTTCGGGCTACTCGTCACGTTTGACCTCGTCGGCCCTGACGACCCCGTGTTACAGGCGGTCGTCCGCGACGACATCGTCGCGATGGCTGACTACTATGTGCGCCACGGCTGGTGCATTGTGTATCCGGTGGCGCCAAACACGGAACCGGTTAATCCCAATCCGCTCTTTGTTACTGAGCCTGCGGCCCGACTGCGCATGGTCCACGCGGCGCGCCATGTGGCCCGAGCGGCCGGGACGTTGGCGGATCGGGCCAAGTGGGATGCGATTTGGGCCGAGGAATGGACAACCCAAGAGCCATTTATCGGACCGGGCTATACGGGTTCGAAGCCCCACGATACCTACTACGGTTTCAATTTTTCCCATTTGAGAAATTACGATCTCATCATGTATGAAAACGATCCGGGGGTACGTGCCGGGTTTAGGCGAGACTTCGCCATTATGGACGCAACGACGAGAGATGACGTTAATGCCCATTTCGAAGCCATTACCTACGCGATGACCGGCGAGCCGGGCCGGCTGGATTTGGCGGTAACGCATCTGGGGGACTGGCTCACGTATCGGGACCGGTGGTACGAAACGAAAAGTAACAGCAGCCGCTGCGGGACGGACATAGAGTGTATCCCGGAGGATCAAGTCACCTACGATCAAAAGCTGCCCGATGGATCGACGGCCTCGCTCGTCGTACCCGGCTCGAGCGCTACGAAGCGATCGGCGTATCCGCTGCCTGTTGGCCAGCGCCATGGCCAGTATTTCATCTGGCTCCGCAGCCCCTACACTCTTGATCAACCCGCAAATACCCTCACAGGTCGTGCCGCAGGGCATGATTTCTTGCTGCCTTATTATATGCTCCGTTACTACACCGAGGTGACACTGCCGCCGTTTGATCCTCTGCCCTCTTACGCGGGGCCGACGATTCGGTAACAGGAATGGGAGTCGTTCGCCCGAGTTTTAACCTGAAAACCGGGGTCTGATCCCCCAGCAGCCGCAAAACGCGGTCCGTAACCATGGTCGGAACACCGAAGACCAACCGCTTGAAAAGAGCTTTGCGGGTTGGGCTGTTCGGCATCGGCCTCGACGCCTATTGGCCACAGTTCAAAGGACTGAAAGAACGGCTCGAAGGCTACGTTCAAGTGGTCCATGAGCGGCTGAAACGTCCGGTGGTCGAGATTGTCAATCTCGGTCTGATTGACACGCCGTCGAAGGCGCTCGCAGCCGGACACCGTTTTCGGCGGGAGGACGTGGATCTGATTTTCCTCCACGTCACGACTTACGCGTTATCTTCGACGGTGCTGCCGGTCGTGCAGCGCGCCAAAGTACCGGTCATTATCCTGAATCTTCAGCCCGCGCCGGCCATTGACTACGCCGCGTTCAACCAAATGGGCGACCGCACCGCGATGACGGGTGAATGGCTGGCGCATTGCGCGGCTTGTCCGGTGCCGGAGACCGCCAACGTTTTCAACCGCGCCCGGATCGAATTCCATCAGCTCACCGGCATGTTGCAAGACGATCCGGCGTGCTGGAACCAGGTGGACGCGTGGATCAAGGCCGCGCGAGTCGCCAACGTGATGTTCCACAACCGGCTCGGCTTGATGGGCCATTACTACGGCGGCATGTTGGACATCTACTCGGACCTGACCCAGCACTGCGCGACGTTCGGCGGGCACATGGAAATCATCGAGGTGGATGAACTGGCCGCGCTCCGCCGCGAAGTCACAGCCGCGCAGATCAAGTCCCGCATCGCCGGGTTCAAAAAGGTTTTCGACGTGCAACCTGACTGCGCTGAAAACGAATTGGCGCGCGCCGCGAAGACTTCCGTTGCGTTGGATCGCCTCGTTGCAGAACACGGCCTCGGCTCGCTGGCTTACTACTACCTGGGCACGGGCAACGCTGAGAACGAAGACGCCATCAGTTCCATCATACTCGGCAATTCGCTTTTGACCGCGCGTGGAATCCCCGTCGCCGGCGAATACGAAGTGAAGAACGTTCAGGCCATGAAAATCATGGACGCGTTTGGCGTCGGCGGCTCGTTCACGGAGTATT contains these protein-coding regions:
- a CDS encoding sugar isomerase, which gives rise to MLMQRIAPDLIATANKTVAKSHQQDFRALCEMLARRGIDIKSLTTESARFTVALPSWGFSQGGTRFGRFPIAGEPRNVEERMFDASVVNDLTGITPRVSLHIPWDKPIDSAACRRQAKELGLGFDAVNSNTFQDQPGQKHSYKFGSLSHTDRAVRRQAIEHHLECVEIGNALGSKALTVWLADGGSFPGQQPLRRALERVIDSLREIYSALPKNWRLFTEHKPFEPAFYSTVVQDWGASLMIAQALGPKAACLVDLGHHLPNCNVEQVVARLIAANRLGGFHFNDSKFADDDLSAGSIKPYQLFLIFNELVDAARDPQVKKFRPRFQPAYMIDQSHNLKDPIEDLILSAVEIHRAFTKALLVDRAALAAYQEANDVVLAERTLKVAYETDVSPILAEVRRQCGAAVDPLAVYRRSGYRKEKAHERC
- a CDS encoding Ig-like domain-containing protein, with product MTTHHMTHHLKVMALASVAMMALTVSLNAQTLTVTNDLRLWLDAGAATTTNATGGVTNWVDQSTNVNNATAADAAAPLFVDSAINGKPALRFFGTNQMSVLSNASIAITGDMALFAVVNFDPPGGRRSIWGFPLAVNDFGLESNNKPRLRRPSVKDCQVVFQTGQYLLIGFQQAGSDVSFYRSDQTIFTQVNDDVVSASGVSLRIGNGAGFMRGYIAELLIYGAALSEADRLSVASYLETKYGITNLPPTVSLASSPADGSTVGAPTSVTLTATAADPDGTIKDVGFYANGQLLGSATIAPYQLTVSVQTPGTATFTAVASDNRDKTTVSAPVSLTVTGAIPSLTVTNGLQLWLDAGVGVVTNASGAVTNWADQSGNGNNAEQTNDPQAPLYVAGALNGLPTVRFDGAVLNSDADFMSVAHNPDILGTNNNNVSSFFVIKFDDFGMTASGPRTVWAKDEATGLSRPMAYYITGFGSGIFRASRNAPAPATDTVTSAVNPVPRQKYMVAGFSMDTNSLVGQTGANILTHYWNGLANSGKGTFGTLVAVDEGTPLRIGATSNFGGKMRGEIAELLIYNPGLSGADAFAVQRYLAAKYNIPMVAPVPTVSLSLATNGTDVVLSWPGLNIPAGLTLRSATNLTTPTWISDTNKLTAVGLNYQVTNSAGLDQQYYRLQAP
- a CDS encoding AraC family transcriptional regulator; this encodes MKDRSTYFRYLPVSAETRAWGSYMPDAGYALIPEGGQYPPCRHPADHHFTWQRGRVLRSYQFLYITRGEGFFESQPSGPLEIKEGDLFILFPEVWHRYRPHPDTGWDEHWVELDGDYMRRLMQRPEFTPQQPVLHVGQHGQLLQLFDDAVEIMRHEPPDYQFILGALGVQIIAQTLSAVKRRRFEGRPVQEVIREAKQLLAHKGARPMDLDLCARQLGISYSSFRRLFKLETGCSPRQFALYVCLERARDLLLHTDKPIYLIAEELGFESASYFSRFYKLKAGTHPRGVRQARGLANGPDRQKLSLAVSPILKEFSHGPAMG
- a CDS encoding prepilin-type N-terminal cleavage/methylation domain-containing protein, which produces MRTMFGCRARFQGWHGRGTFTLIELLVVIAIIAILAGLLLPALAKAKDKAKAINCMSNMRQIGIAFKMYTDDSGGIFCPLVFGSIPAPTNAIVPDLDNTWWPDLLRPLLGSNTKVHGCPSVTLTNGFGIGLNERNISQYIFASRPNDPDRLIKETSVAKPALTVATADANLILNPHEGQPDKWIPDTKAPWNLYFRTPNNEPYYTSSPYRVVNRHNKRTFVAFVDSHAETMKASQIGFQYREGDPRALWDKQ
- a CDS encoding arabinose isomerase; this encodes MVGTPKTNRLKRALRVGLFGIGLDAYWPQFKGLKERLEGYVQVVHERLKRPVVEIVNLGLIDTPSKALAAGHRFRREDVDLIFLHVTTYALSSTVLPVVQRAKVPVIILNLQPAPAIDYAAFNQMGDRTAMTGEWLAHCAACPVPETANVFNRARIEFHQLTGMLQDDPACWNQVDAWIKAARVANVMFHNRLGLMGHYYGGMLDIYSDLTQHCATFGGHMEIIEVDELAALRREVTAAQIKSRIAGFKKVFDVQPDCAENELARAAKTSVALDRLVAEHGLGSLAYYYLGTGNAENEDAISSIILGNSLLTARGIPVAGEYEVKNVQAMKIMDAFGVGGSFTEYYAMDFNDDVVLMGHDGPGHIKIAEGKTKVRPLKVYHGKVGRGLSVEMSVKHGPVTLLSVVQTVDGKLKFLVAEGESVAGPILEIGNTNSRYRFSIGARKFVNDWNAHGPAHHCAVGVGHIADKIDKLGQLLGIETARVC
- a CDS encoding substrate-binding domain-containing protein codes for the protein MQSKLRTFLLSSTLALAVLMVGCGEKRASEEPSSSSNAPKKSDGKVVIALLPKLINIDYFDACKRGASKAADELGVTLIYDGPTEPSGSEQNKFIDTWIRQGVNAICIAPNQPKTIRRFVEKAQAQGIKVLTWDSDAPESGRDLFVNQVDEKVLGERLMDDLAQQMAEEGKWAIAIASLDAANLNTWRRYAEARAKEKYPKLKLVATEVTKEDENFARQKIETLLNAYPNLKGIIAFDSNSVPGASEAVKRAGKIGKVAITGNSTPGKMRPYIKDGVLQSFYLWDPRELGALTVRLAKALADGHALSDGMEISGHGKIVISKQNAKTVIMADPIRFTKENIDKYDLGL